The window aCTAAGAAATCATATAAGTCATTGTTTCAAATGCAAGCCAATGGTTCTATTCGACTGTATGTATTAAATAACTTGCACGTACATATAAATACATTTAAGAAGGATGATTCATCAGATGGATTAGTATTAAGGTTTAATAGTTATGCATGCAATgacaatgtaaataaaataattggcaAATGATGATTAAGCaactaaaaggaagaaaaaaaatttgaatgacataaaattatattatttatgaatttttttacatttatatataatttttataataaatattttttgttttaatgtcttaaaatacttattaacaacccaatataattttatagaatCAATCAATACAAAAGTATTCTTGATATAACTTttgagataattattataaaaacttcAATTTAAGGTTATAAAATCCTTACCTTCTGCATATGATAGCAGCTTGGACAATTTCcctattgacaaaaaaaaaatatcaatttcggATTTCATCACAACGAGACAGAGAAGACTATTAGCATACATGTCAAAATTTATACCCATTATcagtttaaaaacttttaatcaaaacaataaaatgttttattaaattcttGGGTTCATATAGACacaggtaaaaaaataaaactaataaattaattttttgtttaaaaaatgattttattaatgggatgaataagaaatataaattaaaatattaatacagACTTTTGAAACCTTGTTTTACCAaatgcaaaaatatatatggttTAACATATTAAAGATGGTTCTATTGATgatttgtaaatatataattattgacctgtaaaattatttacaatgtGAATTGAAGAAATATAGTgcacaaagattttttttttaaagtgtacGAGAATTCACATTTAATATATTGGTTGGATGTTTCAAACGAGTGAGTAAAATGGCAATGATCAaagcaagaaataaaataaacagtgTTATGTTTAAGGtttaaacaaatatttcaaattttgcaAATCATCACGAGAAACTCATAATATAAACTAacgaaattaattaataatttttacaacaTTTACCTCGTTCAGTGGGGTACTCAGGAGGGTACTTAGGAGGGTACTCCCTTCCCAGGAAATTGCCACGGGAGCATTGAAGCATCTGACTGGAAGTGTCAAGTGCGCAGGTGGAATATCCACAATGATGGTCACAGGCGAGATTCATCCATGAAAGCTCAAATCCATAGAGAAGCGCTCTGTGCATCTGAGTGTATGAAGAATTATTTGTATCCAAACCCCACCATGATGTGGGAGCAACCAGCTTTACCTCACAACCAACTTCAAAGTCCTTTGCTATTAAGTCACCAGCAATAGCGTATATGTACCCTTTGGAGTGCCACTTGATGCAAGGATCAGTTTCCACATACTTCTCATTGTCAATCACTGCGTGCCTACAATTTAAGAAAACTATATGCTGGAAAACGTGCTCCCAAGAATAATCTCGATTTTGAAAGGCTAGGTATGGATCCACCTCATTATCGAAGAAACTATAAACATCACTGAAATTGGTTGGAGACAAGAAGTAGCGAGGAAGGGAGGAGCAATTTGGCTGTTGAACACCCGGATCCACCACTCGGATTGTGAAATTGTTGTAGTTGATAGCCTGCACATGATATTTTCCAGAGTACAAATATAACACCGTAACATTGTTTTCACAAGCTAGCTCATACCTGTTGCCGCAACCTTTTGGGTCGCTTTTTAATCGAAATGGATAAGTTATGTGGGTGATTTTGCCACAGGAAGAAGGGGGGCAAGCATGCTCTTGCTCACTGGTAGCACAAATTTGGTGGACTAGTAATAACAGGAACACCAATAAAGCTCTCTGTCTCCACATGACGCTCAAACTGTTTCTCGCTCACCAAGTGCATAGTGCATACAAAATCAAAGTcgatatttaaagaaaaattgtaaGGTTACTTCTGTCctaatatctttctttttttactttttacacatcttaaattaatttcaccatTATTGTATTATGTAACATCCAATTGAATCACACTTACAGACTATATTTTTTGATAGTAAAtcgtttaaaatttttataattaaacatgtttgattttgagTAATTATGGAATGAATAACTTCCATGGAAGATTTTGACCAATAAGAATTGATGGAAACAATGCTTGGGACTTCATATACATCACCTTTactttgtaaaattaaatgaaattgaacaaataatgcagctaattttagttattatatataacactgaAAGTGATAGTTTTCCCGAGCTTATAGGTTGGAATTGTTGGACTACAGTAAGAGCTTATTAAAATTCTGGAACCGATAGGAAAATAAATGTATGcttataaatattgatatttaagACATGGACTTACGGGGCCTCATTTTTCCAATATTAAAAGAATGTGTGATAACGTAGACTTTGACTTGATCACGCTATTGTTAATGCTTCTTCTTATCAAAAGTGGCAGCGCTCATAATGAGTGCAAGGAATTGTACGTCTTGTGGGCTTACGTCCCTGAGGGAGTATTAAGTCATGGAAAAATCAACACGATTTTGAAGAGCTCTTCTGAGATTTCGGTCAATTTTCACGTAGTTGGGCTTGGAAGGTTTGGATTAATATTAGAGGTGAACATTAACAGTGATAGCGAGACGTTAGGCTTTTGAATATTTGTGACGAGGATGAGATTTGAAGGACGAAAGATGTGAAAGCTAATGAAACACGTAAGCGTCAagaattcaaatcaatttttatttttatttttgtaaagaaGCACCAAATCAATTATCCTGTATGCTGCTAGTGGCACCGAATCAAATGCGCTAGGcatgttttgatttttcaagTCTTGGAGGTGTTTTCtagctcatatatatatatatatatatatatatatggaccaACAatgttctttcttctttttcttttttttttttcttgaattggACGAATAGCTCTTCTCACTGGGTCAACAATGACATTTATTTTGTTACAAATTATCTACATATATTTCATGCACAAACTTATAAGTCACGCACACATTTCCTTGAACAAACTAGTTATTGTCACAGGTATCATTCATTAGTCTTTGGCTAGACTTTTCTGTAGTATTATGTGTAGAAGGTAAAGGACAACGTAGATTTAGGAGCAATTACACACACTATATCCAAAAGTCAGCACACCTTTTTGGACTCGGGGActagaaaaatttattaaagccAGTGCTGACAGCTTAATGcaggtttaaattttaaagaatttgatAAGGTCAAGTTTGTATCGGTATATGTCTGAGTTTCACTTTCTCTGTCATAATTGTGTGGGGGAGACAATGCTTGGAACTTCATATGCGTGCACGGCACCTTGACTGTTATGTGACAGAGGGTGGGGTAGTGCCTTTCTTCCAAGCAAGGCTCCTCCTAAGAAAGTTTATACTAATTCTAAGCTTTTCTGCATGCCTTTTATTCATTCATGCAACTCTTATATACTATAATTATTTACATGCATAACTAACTCAACAAACTAATGGTATTAACAACTTGTTGGTAACTAACCCaacagaataattaaaaaaattaaaataaatttatttaatatagttagctgaatttattttttttataaaaaactaaatttattaaacttatgaataatttcttttatttaataacattcatgattttttttaatcatgttgaggttttaaatatctttataaattaatatttccactaaatattttatatatatatatatatatatatatatatatattcaaaattttattagaaatattttttaaatattgtataTTGAATATCAATAATGCGtgtaattaaattcttttttcaatataattaaggtatgttaaatttgattatgtCTAATCAACAACTTTGTAtgaatttgatttgtaatatatattatagacttaatttttaatctttgaaattataaaattaatatattaatgcaAGCAATTTAACAAttcattttttacttcattAAACATAACTagctttatatattattaatttaatttaaaattgataaaataatatcttgttagatttatttgaattaattcaaaattaattaaataatatttgattaaacTTAAAGTTCATTATACGACGTGGCAAGAGCAGCAACATGTCAATAAACAAATGCATGAATTATCAACCTGTGtgggttatttataatttacacCGAACTAATTCCACCAACACAGTTAAATGTGGATCTTTATGTGGAATGATTGTTATTAAGAcattccaaaaaaatcaaagtcaaaatATTCAATAATCTCTAAATTTTTAGACTTTCAATATGAAAACATATAGTTTCTTATTCTCTTTAATTAATGCGTAATGCGCTTTACTACTTTCTAGTATTGCATACCAAAATTACTTATATATCACCTTAGGACTCCCACAAAAAATATTCCAGGACAATACAAAAAAACTTAAGCATTCatgataaattgtaatataattgTTTTCCAACAACAAGTCATATGATGATACTaggatgtcatcaacatataataccaaaataataaatttactcaAACTAAACTTTTACCATACACAATCATCAACCAAATTTTCCTCAACATCATAAGAGATAATCttgatgaattttgtaatatatCATAGATGAGATACTTGTTTAAAGCATAAATGGATTTCTTTAGTTTACATATCATAGACTTTAGATTATCTTAAACAAGGCAATTTGATGATATCCCAAATGTCATGTTCAACCATTGgttttattacatcatttatgaCATCAATTCACTTGAGAGTTAGAGCACAACATGACTTGACTAAGGTCAATTAAACCTTCTCAGTTAACCTAATATCATATTcatgttcttaaaaaaatatgacataatcatatcaaattacatttttcctttctttggtGGATCTTcttaatgacacttcttgagTTTATTGAGTTTGAACTTTAGGTGATGCTTGAGAATCTTAGTGTTGTCTtgtcttttaataatgttaggagtaacatcattatttaattatcatatcTATTTTTTGAACAATGGTAAGTACAAAGACTTATCTATTATCAATAACGTGTTATTCTTTACAGACAACACTCATTGTGTTTCCTTTTCCTCCAAATTCAATTTCCTCAAGGAGTCTTACATTCTCGTCTCAAACATGATATATCCTAAAATAAGATGTAAAACTTAAGCATGCAAAAACTTCAAATAAAGAGGAACCATTTGTGACAGTCATAATAAGTCACCAGAAATGAAATACATTTCTGGTGAATTCTTCCAATTCCCAGAACAAACCGTAaacaaagacatttttttttccgtgCTTCCTAAACCCACCCACTTAATTCCTATCACTCAAGCTTCATTCATCTGGGTCAAACCATTCAAAAACTTATTATTCACCCCTAAAACAAGATTTTCACCtatgtaattataatatatatatatatatatatatatatatatatatatatatatatatatatatatatataaataaaaagcatCACAAACCATCaccttataattaattagtttcatatatttaaattaaattaaattattcttgtAGTCTAATTAAAATCACTTAACTAGACATTACGAAAAATATAATGttactataataatttattttaactaataattatggCTAGATAGTAAAGATTAATATAGTACACAGGAgcctttttttatattcattaattccGTTTTTATAATATGCTTTGTatccaataataattaaaaaattaaaaggaatttatttaatttagttagctaaatttattaattttattttaaaaaactaaatttattaaatttatgaatagttacttttatttaataacattcatgatttttttaatcatgttgagtttttaaatatctttatgaattaatatttccataaaatattatatatatatatatatatatatatatatatatatatatatatatatatatatattcaaaattttattagaaatattttttaaaattgtatattaaatattattaaatttatgaatagttacttttatttaatgacATTCacgatttttttaatcatgttgagtttttaaatatctttatgaattaatatttccacaaaatattatatatatatatatatatattcaaatttttattagaaatattttttaaaattgtatattgAATATCATTAATgcatgtaattaaattatttttttaatataatcaggtattttaaatttgattatgtcTAATTAACAACTTTGTATGAATCTAATTTCGTAATACATattataaacttaattttaatttttgaaattataaaattaatatattaatgcaAGCAATTTAACAATTCATTTTTACTTCATTAAATACAATTagctttatatattattaaattaatttaaatttgatataacAATATCTTGTTAgatttgtttgaattaattcaaaattaattaaataatatttgattagaCTTAAAGTTCATTATATGACATAGCAAAAGTAGCTACATGTCATTAAATAAATGCATAAATTGAATTATCAATCAGTGTGGGTTATTTATAATCTACACCGAAGTAATTCccaaatattaaatttcttaacaCTATTATAGAACCTATTGATGTCCATATGAGAGCCCTACTTTTAGTTAAttgaactaattttttaattattcaggAAAATCagatgaaaattttcaaaattctagTTTCGAGTTTTAATACTTTGTTTGGAACGGGGCCtaagaaatgataaaataaattatttgttccTAGAAAATCGCATAACAGGATGAGATAGTAAAAATAGTAAGAgaggtttaaatttttttttcaagtcatataaatgtgcttaaaataataattttaaattttttctaagaactAATTGAGACACTTTTTGCaaaaaatgtttgaattaattaatttttttatagggttttaattctaattagtaattactaattataattttttattgataaatattagtttgtaagttaattttattagaaataagagTTGAAATTTTTTACTCATAATCTTTTTCATCTTCCTTCTATATGGTTGAATCAACCTTATATCTCATAATTACTAGTTatcattaatttcataaatttttttattgtctacCCATTTTTACGGTGTAAGCCTACATTGCTAGCTTATAACACAATCATAGCTTTGGTAGAATTATATGCTAAAACTTACAAGTAACACATACACATTCAAGTAGAATCAATTTATATCATGAATCATGATTACATATCAGGGAACTTTAATTTGaacaaaatcttaaattttggtaacccattttttaaaactttgaaagATAAAACAATAGGAAAtcttttagataaaataaatattttagatgaACAGGTGTTCAAGACAATAAGGTGAATACAAATACATAACTATTGTGCATTATCAAATAACATCCTCTACCAAAGGATTAGTCACAATTTCCTTGGAATAACTAGAAGAACTAATGAAGTCCGTTGACATTGTTTGACTAGAGTAGATGCTTTGATCATTTTCCATTGTATCATGTGGATATAGAGAAGGCTTTGGAGGTATTTCTAGGCTTTCAATATCTCCTTCAAGCATTTCCACTACTTTGTTCATTGAGGGGCGATCGCTTGGTTTCAACTGTATACACCAAAGTGAAACAATGATCATCTTCTTTTCCTCCTCTGTGACACCTTCCATTTCTATATCTGTCTCTTTTTCAAGTTGATTATAAATCCAAGTAGGAAAGTAAAGTTGACTTGAATGATCATCTGCATGGGGATTTGGGTTCTTCCTCTTATTTGTCATATCTATCAAAAGCATCCCAAAGCTATAAACATCAGCCTTGTGGGATATTCCTCCAATATTTCCATAAAATAATTCTGGAGCCATATATCCAATTGTCCCTCTTGCCTCTGTCCTAGTCACAATGCTATTATCTATTGGATATAGTTTTGCCAATCCAAAGTCAGAGACCTTTGGGGTGAATGTTTCATCAAGAAGGATGTTATGGGGTTTGATATCAAAATGCAATATTTTCATCTCGCACCCATGATGGAGATAAGCAATCCCACGAGCTACTCCAATTGCTATATTATATATTTCGTCATATGTTAAATGTATATTTCCATCTTtgggaaaaataaatttgtcaagAGATCCATTGGGCATGAATTCATAAACAAGGGCACGTTTTGAGCCTTCAACACAATATCCAATTAGTTGTACTACATTTTGATGATGTATTCTTCCAATTGTTGCAATTTCACTAATAAAGTCTTGGCCATTACCTTTTGCTTTATGTAGCATTTTAATTGCCACAGAAGGCCCACTACGCAACTTTCCCTTGAATACAAAGCCATAGCCTCCTCCACCCAATTTCTCCTTGAAACCTCTAGCCATCTTCTTAATTTCTTTGTATGAGTATCCAATAGGCATCAGGTTATTTTGTTCCagataattttcaatattttcatatattgacAAATGCCTTTTTCTCCATTTGTATATCAAAAGCACAATAAACAATGTCATCCCAAACAAAAACTTGCTTGCCAAGAATGGTAGAATGTAGTGTCCAAAGATAACAAATAGTGAGACATACGCATCTAATTTATGTTCAAGTTCTGGGTTTGGTCCTCTTATAATTTCAAACAATCCtgtgaattaatataaaaaatgtgactattatattataacggatgataaaggaaaaaagatgACTATCATAAAACCTATATGCACAATATGTTAATATTAgaatattcttaattattggAAGAGTCAAAGACACAAAGTGGTTCATACCATCATATaatcaatagtaataataatgtcAAACTATTGTAACACATACTAACTCTAGTGAAATGTTTTGCATGGTTAATATTATGTGTAGCATATAAAAATAGAGGAACTCACCTCTTAAGACATTAGTACCGGCTtctgcaaaaaaagaaagaaaaggtttACTTGAGTGAATAGTGTGATAAAGAATCGTTTGATTACAATGTTAATGTGAGATGCAATAAGTAAGGTATTTGTTAAAGTAGAATATCCATTTTGTTCTTAAAATTTCTATTATCCATCAAATTTGACAAATATCAACCAATTTAGTTGTTGAGGATTTTGCATATGGGTCAGTTTCATTACTAATATTATGTTGCATCAAGGACCAAATTGATTAGTAGTTAtcaatttcttttcttatagaaaggagaaaaataaatagttacTTCCAAATCTAGCTAGGGACAATTTGATGTTTAACCTTTATTgttgaattatgttatattatgCTAAGAAATCATAAGTCATTGTTTCAAATGCAAGCCAATGGCTCTATTCGTCTGTATGTATTAAATAACTAGCTTGCACGTACATATACATACATTTAAGAAGGATGATTAATGGATTAGTAGTAAGGTTTAATAGTAATGCATGCAATGACaatgcaaataaaataattgacaaaTGATGATTAAGCAagtaaaaggaagaaaaaaatttgaatggcataaaattatatgatttatgaatgttttttacatttatatacaatttttataataaatattttttgttttaatttcttaagaTACTTATTAACAacccaaaataattttataaaatcaaccaataaaaaattattcttgatataacttttgaaataattattataaaaacttcaatatattttgagtccttataaaacaaaaaattaaggtTACAAAATCCTTACCTACTGCATATGATTGCAGCTTGGACCATATccctattgaaaaaaaaaatcaatttcatcaCAACGAGACAGAGAAGACTATTAACATATATGTCAAAGTTTATACCCATTATCagtttaaaatcttttattcaaaacaaaataaaattgtttaatccTTGGGTTCATATAGACacaggtaaaaaaataaaactaataaatcatttttttgtttaaaaactgaTTTTATTTAACAGATTAAAGATTGTTCTATTGAtgatttgtaaatatatattatttacaatGTTAATTGAAGAAATATAATTGGATATTGATAGAGTgcacaaagatttttttttaaagtgtacGAGAATTCACATTTAATATATTGGTTGGATGTTCAAAATGAGTGAGTAAAATGGCAATGATCAAAGCaaggaataaaataaacattgttaTGTTTAAGGtttaaacaaatatttcaaattttgcaAATGATCACGAGAAACTCATAGTATATACTAAcgaaaatgattaattaataatttttacatcCTTTACCAC of the Glycine max cultivar Williams 82 chromosome 13, Glycine_max_v4.0, whole genome shotgun sequence genome contains:
- the LOC100792548 gene encoding LEAF RUST 10 DISEASE-RESISTANCEUS RECEPTOR-LIKE PROTEIN KINASE-like 2.2 isoform X1, with amino-acid sequence MWRQSALLVFVLLLVQQICATSEQEHACPPSSCGKITHITYPFRLTGDPKGCGDKWYELACENNVTVLYLYSGKYHVQAINYNNFTIRVVDPGVQQPYCSSIPRYFLSQSNFSAIDEGDPYLAFQNRDYSWEYVFQHIVFLNCRHAVIDNEKYVETDPCIKWHSKGYIYAIAGDLIAKDFEVGCEVKLVAPTSLWGLDTYTQMHRALIYGFELSWMNLACEDYCGNPSCTFNSSSQMLECSSLRVCRNFVVGWQYLTQCGIWSKLQSYAVEAGTNVLRGLFEIIRGPNPELEHKLDAYVSLFVIFGHYILPFLASKFLFGMTLFIVLLIYKWRKRHLSIYENIENYLEQNNLMPIGYSYKEIKKMARGFKEKLGGGGYGFVFKGKLRSGPSVAIKMLHKAKGNGQDFISEIATIGRIHHQNVVQLIGYCVEGSKRALVYEFMPNGSLDKFIFPKDGNIHLTYDEIYNIAIGVARGIAYLHHGCEMKILHFDIKPHNILLDETFTPKVSDFGLAKLYPIDNSIVTRTEARGTIGYMAPELFYGNIGGISHKADVYSFGMLLIDMTNKRKNPNPHADDHSSQLYFPTWIYNQLEKETDIEMEGVTEEEKKMIIVSLWCIQLKPSDRPSMNKVVEMLEGDIESLEIPPKPSLYPHDTMENDQSIYSSQTMSTDFISSSSYSKEIVTNPLVEDVI
- the LOC100792548 gene encoding LEAF RUST 10 DISEASE-RESISTANCEUS RECEPTOR-LIKE PROTEIN KINASE-like 2.2 isoform X2, giving the protein MWRQSALLVFVLLLVQQICATSEQEHACPPSSCGKITHITYPFRLTGDPKGCGDKWYELACENNVTVLYLYSGKYHVQAINYNNFTIRVVDPGVQQPYCSSIPRYFLSQSNFSAIDEGDPYLAFQNRDYSWEYVFQHIVFLNCRHAVIDNEKYVETDPCIKWHSKGYIYAIAGDLIAKDFEVGCEVKLVAPTSLWGLDTYTQMHRALIYGFELSWMNLACEDYCGNPSCTFNSSSQMLECSSLRVCRNFVVGWQYLTQCEAGTNVLRGLFEIIRGPNPELEHKLDAYVSLFVIFGHYILPFLASKFLFGMTLFIVLLIYKWRKRHLSIYENIENYLEQNNLMPIGYSYKEIKKMARGFKEKLGGGGYGFVFKGKLRSGPSVAIKMLHKAKGNGQDFISEIATIGRIHHQNVVQLIGYCVEGSKRALVYEFMPNGSLDKFIFPKDGNIHLTYDEIYNIAIGVARGIAYLHHGCEMKILHFDIKPHNILLDETFTPKVSDFGLAKLYPIDNSIVTRTEARGTIGYMAPELFYGNIGGISHKADVYSFGMLLIDMTNKRKNPNPHADDHSSQLYFPTWIYNQLEKETDIEMEGVTEEEKKMIIVSLWCIQLKPSDRPSMNKVVEMLEGDIESLEIPPKPSLYPHDTMENDQSIYSSQTMSTDFISSSSYSKEIVTNPLVEDVI